The genome window tgtgtgtgtgtgtgtgtgtgtgactcactcattaaagtgtttaTAATTTTGTGTGTGTCAGTGAGGTCGGAGGAGGCGCTCTACCTTTTGGCGACATGTTACTACCAATCGGGGAAAGCTTACAAGGCGTACCGGCTGCTGAAGGCTCACAGTTCAACCACGCCGCAGGTTCGATTCCTGTTGGCCAAGTGCTGCGTGGAGCTCAGCAAGTAAGTAGCCAAAGTGTGAATTCCAGCCTTGTGTGACGCCACCACCCTTGTGTGACGCCACCACCCGTGTGTGACGCCACCACCCTTGTGTGACGCCACCACCCTTGTGTGACGCCACCACCCTTGTGTGACGCCACCACCCGTGTGTGACGCCACCACCCTTGTGTGACGCCACCACCCTTGTGTGACGCCACCACCCTTGTGTGACGCCACCACCCTTGTGTGACGCCCTCTTTGTGTGTCAGGTTGGCAGAAGGGGAGCAGGTTCTGATCGGTGGAGTCCTGAACAAACAAAAGAGTCAAGATGACCTCGTCACAGAGTTTGGAGACTCCGCCTCCTTCACACTGTCCTTGCTGGGACACATTTACTGGTAAGAGATATTTACTGGTAATATCTACATTTACTGGTAATGTGGACCTATGCTGGTAGTAAGGATATTTACTGGTAATATCTACATTTACTGGTAGTAAGGATATTTACTGGTAATATCTacatttactggtaatatctacatttactggtaatatctACATTTACTGGTAATATGTACATTTACTGGTAGTAAGGATATTTACTGGTAATATTAACATTTACTGGTAATATGTACATTTACTGGTAATATGTACATTTACTGGTAATAAAGATATTTACTGGTTATAAGGACATTTACtggtaaaaataatatttactgGAAATATGTACATTTACTGGTAATATGTACATTTACTGGTAATATGGACATTTACTGGTAATATGGACATTTACTGGTAATATGGACATTTACTGGTAATATGAACATTTACTGGTAATATGAACATTTACTGGTAATATGTACATTTACTGGTAGTAAGGATATTTACTGGTAATATCTacatttactggtaatatctacatttactggtaatatctACATTTACTGGTAGTAAGGATATTTACTGGTAATATCTacatttactggtaatatctACATTTAGTGGTAGTAAGGATATTTACTGGTAATATCTACATTTACTGGTAGTAAGGATATTTACTGGTAATATCTACATTTACTGGTAATATGTACATTTACTGGTAATATGTACATTTACTGGTAGTAAGGATATTTACTGGTAATATCTACATTTACTGGTAGTAAGGATATTTACTGGTAATATGTACATTTACTGGTAATATGTACATTTACTGGTAGTAAGGATATTTACTGGTAATATGTACATTTACTGGTAATATGTACATTTACTGGTAGTAAGGATATTTACTGGTAATATGTACATTTACTGGTAATATGTACATTTACTGGTAATATGTACATTTACTGGTAGTAAGGATATTTACTGGTTATAAGGACATTTACTGGTAATATGTACATTTACTGGTTATAAGGACATTTACTGGTAATATGTACATTTACTGGTAATATGTACATTTACTGGTAATAAAGATATTTACTGGTTATAAGGACATTTACtggtaaaaataatatttactggaaatatgtacatttactggtaatatgtacatttactggtaatatggacatttactggtaatatctACATTTACTGGTAATATGGACATTTACTGGTAATATGGACATTTACTAGTAATATGTACATTTACTGGTAATATGGACATTTACTGGTAATATGTACATTTACTAGTAATATGTACATTTACTGGTTATAAGGACATTTACTAGTAATATGGACATTTACTGGTTATAAGGACTTTTACTGGTTATAAGGACATTTACTAGTAATATGGACATTTACTGGTTATAAGGACTTTTACTGGTTATAAGGATATTTACTGGGAATATGGACATTTACTGGGAATATGGACATGTACTGGTAATATGGACATGTACTGGTTATCAGAACATTTACTGGTTATAAGGACATGTACTGGTTATAAGGACATTTACTGGTAATATGTACATTTACTggtaatataaatatttacaggTAATATTTACATTTCCTGGTAATATGGACATTTACTGGTAATAAAGATATTTACTGGTTATAAGGACATTTACtggtaaaaataatatttactgGAAATATGTACATTTACTGGTAATATGGACATTTACTGGTAATATGTACATTTACTGGTAATATGAACATTTACTGGTAATATGGACATTTACTGGTAATATGTACATTTACTAGTAATATGTACATTTACTGGTTATAAGGACTTTTACTGGTTATAAGGATATTTACTGGGAATATGGACATTTACTGGTAATATGGACATGTACTGGTAATATGGACATGTACTGGTAATATGGACATGTACTGGTAATATGGACATGTACTGGTTATCAGGACATTTACTGGTTATAAGGACATGTACTGGTTATAAGGACATTTACTGGTAATATGTACATTTACTggtaatataaatatttacaggTAATATTTACATTTCCTGGTAATATGGACATGTACTGGTAATATGGACATGTACTGGTAATATGGACATGTACTGGTAATAATCTAAACATTTACTGGTAATATGTACATTTACAGGTAATATGTACATTTACAGGTAATATGTACATTTACTGGTAATATGGACATTTACAGGTAATATTTATTACTCATAAGGATATTTACTGGTGATATTTACATTTACTGGTAAAAAGGATATTTACTGGCAATATGGACATTTACTGGCAATATGGACATTTACTGGTAATATTTAAATTTACTGGCAACAAGGACATTTACAGGTAATATTTATTACTCATAAGGATATTTACTGGTGATATTTACATTTACTGGTAAAAAGGATATTTACTGGCAACAAGGACATTTACTGGTAATATGGACATTTAAAGGTAATTACATTTACTGGTAAAAAGGATATTTACTGGTAATATGTAAATTTACTCATTAAAAGGATATTTACTGGTAGTAAGGATATTTACTGGTAGTAAGGACATTTACTGGTGAGATGGACATTTACTAGTGAGATGGACATTTACTGGTGAGATGGACATTTACTGGTGAGATTGGATTGAGATGACTTGCTGAATGACTGACAATTTACTTTCCATTGTAACAGCAAGACAGATCGAGCTGCTAAAGGTGCAGAGTGCTTCCAGAAAAGTTTGTCCCTCAATCCGTTCCTGTGGTCGCCTTTCCAGAACCTCTGTCTCCTAGGTAacgcctccctccctccctccctccacaCCTGAGCTGTGACTCTCACTGAGGCCATGTGTGTTGTTGCAGGTGACAAACCTGATCCAGATCAGGTCTTCAGACTGTCCTCCTTGCAGCACCCTTCAATAGTCCCGCCCCCAACATCTGTGAGTCCGGCACAGAACTCCTCGCATCGCATGGAGACCGCCTTCATGGAGACGCCACAGCACACACTGGTACACAATCAGAAACACATTTATCATCACAATCATAAACACATTTATTAtcataaacatatttattatcacaatcataaacatttttattatcacaatcataaacatatttattatcacaatcataaacatatttattacaatcataaacatatttattattacaatcATAAACTTTTTATCACAATCATAAACATTTATCACAAtcataaacatatttattattacaatcCTAAACATTTTTAATACCACAATCATGGACATATTTAATATCACAATCATAACATATTTACTATCAGTCATAAACATTTATTATCACAATCATAAACGTATTTATTATCACAATCATAAACACATTTATTATCAcaattattaacatatttaatATCACAATTATAAACTCTTAATATTAcaatcataaatatatataatatcacaatcataaacatatttattattacaatcATAAACATTTATTATCACAAtcataaacatatttattatcaCAATCAAACATATTTATTATCACAATAATATAGATTTTTATTACCACAATCATAAACATATTTAATATAACAGTGATACACATATTTAATATCATAAtcataaacatatttattatcaCAATCAAACATATTAGCACAATCATAAACATATTTACTATCACAATTATAAACATATTTAATATCACAATCATAAACATTTATTATCACAatcataaatatatttaatatcaataaaACATCTTTAGAGTAAAGCtctttttatatgtgtatatatgtatatgtgtgtatatatgtatatatatatatgtgtgtgtgcgtatatatatatatatatatacatatatatatatatatatattatatgttttatatatatatatatatatatatatatatatatatatatatacacacacacacacagggtgaTTCAAAAATAATAAGCCGAAATGATCATGGatatttcaaaaatggaaaaacaatagaaCACCTACGGTAGATTGAACACATGTTGTACATAACTTGGAGTATTTATTTCAAGTGTTGAATATGGCCACCAGCATCAAGACCATAAGACTATTCCTCACAAACACACCCCAGGATTTTTAAGGAGTTGAGGTGAAAGAAACAACTCCTTAATAGTAACTCCTGTATCAAATGACCATGGACTGAGTCTATTACAATGCTTTAGAACGAATGATtttcactctgtgtgtgtgtgtatatatatatatatatatatatatatatatatatatatatatatacatatatatatatacagtatatatatatatatatatatatatatatatatatatatatatatatatacagtacactgtATATGATCAGTTGTTTATTGTCTTTGTACTTGTTTCTTCTTCAGGAGTTAAATCGTTTGAACTTAGAATCATCCAATGCAAAACAGACCTCTGATTTGTCGCTTTCCTACATCGACTCCTCCCTCATCTCCCCGGAGACAAACTCCCTATTGGGCAACGCGGTTTCCTTAGCATCAGCTGGCACCTTATTGGCTAAACAGAACAAATCTAAAAGTGGGAGGAGTTTACTGGGAGGACCGGCTGCTCTCAGTCCGCTCACGCCGAGGTGAGTTGGATCCAGAGTGTGTTGAGTGTGTACTTTCCttcacacagtgtgtgtgtgtgtgtgtgtgcgcgcttagCTTTGGTGTCTTGCCCTTGGAGCCCAGCCCTGGAGAACCCACATACCTCCAGAATTATTCATCCAGCATGGAAACGCAATCCAGCGCTCCCAGCAAAAAGGTAGTGGTGGGAAAGTGCTTCCATTCCAGGCGGCTTCTCATAGCTGACGTCCTTCCTGCTGTCTGTCAGTGTGTGTCCAGGATCACACAGTCAAAGACCGTCTTCAGTCAGAGCGGGAATAGTCGGGATGTTCTCCCCATACCGTTAAACCCATCCCAGACATCCGCTCCTCACACCAGGTAACTCCAGCTTTCCTCTTACCTGCCCTAGCTTCGGCTCTGTAAGGTTGTCCTCTTCCTCCTTCCCCTCAGTGCTTCACCTCAGGTGCTCAGTCCCAGTATGTCTGGTCCTCCAAATGTTCAGCCCAGAAGAAGCTCCAGGCTGTTCACTAGTGCCAGCTCCACTGCCAAGGTACCACCACACAAACACTGTCCTTGAGATCCTCCTCAGTCCTCCAGCCTGGCCAGCGTCTTTGTCCCTGCAGGAGAATAGTAAGAAGTTAAAGATGAAGTCCCTCACCAAGATTCCAAACAGGAAAAGCAAATGTAAACCCACCAAGACCCCAAACAGCAGCAACCTGAATGACAGCCTTGACATCCTCCGACTGGACCCCAGTCTGAGTCTGGCTGACACCAAGATGCCCCAGTACCAGAGAGCTGCAGCAGGTAAGTACTGAGCGCCCTGGGAGCTGCTACCAGAACATTCCTCCGCCATACATGTCTTTGACCATATAGGCCATTTGACATCACAATACAATCAatctatagccctaaatcagcagtgtctcaaagggctgcacaagacacaagcacagatcccacatcagggcaaggaaaaacttcaAGTGATGGGAAATACTAGCACTGCTCCAGTTACTGTTACAGTTACTACTACACTTAGTACAATTACTGTTAGTCACTACTACAGTTACTGTTAGTTAGTAGTTACTACTATTACTGTTAGTTACTACTACAGTTACTGTAACAGTTACTAGTTATTGTAACAGTTACTACTACCGTTAGTACAGTTACTGTTAGTTACTACTACAGTTACTGTAACAGTTACTAGTTATTGTAACAGTTACTACTACCGTTAGTACAGTTACTGTTACTACTACCGCTGGTACTGTTAGTTACTACAGTTGCTGTAACAGTTACTACTGTTACTGTTACAGTTACTACTACTAGTTAGTACATTTACGGTTAGTTACTACAGTTACTATAGTTACTACCAGTTCGTAGTTAATGTTACAGTTAGTACTGTTACTAGTTACTACTAGTTAGTACTGTTACTACTACATTTAGTACAGTTACTATACATTTAGTACTGTTACTGTTAGTACAGTCACTGTTAAAATTGTTAGTACAGCTACTGTTAGTTACTAGTACAGTTACTGTTACTACTACCGTTAGTACAGTTACTGTTACTACTACCGTTAGTACAGTTACTGTTACTACTACCGCTGGTACTGTTAGTTACTACAGTTGCTgtaacagttactagttactgttACAGTTACTACTACTAGTTAGTACATTTACTGTTAGTTACTACAGTTACTATAGTTACTACCAGTTAGTAGTTAATGTTACAGTTAGTACTGTTACTAGTTACTACTACAGTTAGTACTGTTACTACTACATTTAGTACAGTTACTATACAGTTAGTACTGTTACTGTTAGTACAGTCACTGTTAAAATTGTTAGTACAGCTACTGTTACAGTTACTAATTACTACTACAGTTAGTACTTTTACTACTACAGTTAGTACAGTTAATGTTACAGTTAGTACTGTTACTACTACAGTTAGTACAGTTACTAGTTAGTACAGTTACTGTTAAAATTGTTAGTACTGTTACAGTTACTAGTAGTTACTAATTACTACTACAGTTAGTACTTTTACTACTACAGTTAGCACAGTTACTACTACAGTTAGTACAGTTAATGTTAGTACAGTTATTGTTAAAATTCTTAGTACAGTTACTAGTACAGTTACTAATTACTACTACAGTTAGTACTTTTACTACTACAGTTAGTACAGTTATTGTTAAAATTGTTAGTACAGCTACTGTTAGTTACTAATTACTGCTACAGTTAGTTAGCAGTGTTACTGTTCCAGTGTTGTTGCAGTGTTGCTCCACTTCTAGAAGTTGAGAATGACATGGGACCACAGGCCCTTCTTGAAAATGGAGGTCAGAGGAAGGTTCCAGTGTTTTGTTGAGAGCGGTGCATTTCCTTCGTCCCCAGACAGCGTGATGGTGTTGCTTCGGGAGCTGGGGCGTGGCTACCAGGCCTTGTGCTCGTACAACTGTCGAGAAGCCGTCAACATCCTGACCGCCCTCCCGCCGCAGCACTATAACACCGGCTGGGTGCTCACCCACATCGGCATGGCCTACTTCGAGCTGGCCGAGTACACGCAGGTAAGACAGCGGTCAGGCGGCGTCCTCCACACACCTGCTGAGCTTCTCCTTGCAGGCGGAGCGTCTGTTCGCTGAGGTTCGCAGGATCGAGTCGTACAGAGTGGAGGGCATGGAGATCTACTCCACCACCCTGTGGCACCTGCAGAAGGATGTTGCTCTGTCTGCCTTGTCCAAAGACCTGACCGACATGGACAAGAACTGTCCTGAGGTCAGAGAAACTCTTGTCCTGCCTGTAACGGTCTCCCTTCAGCTGGGGTCCTATGTGACGTGTGTCCGTGCAGGCCTGGTGTGTCGCAGGGAACTGTTTCAGCCTGCAGAGGGAGCATGACATCGCCATCAAGTTCTTTCAGAGAGCCATCCAGGTGAGCTCTTCTCGCCCTGCTTACTAGGGATGGAAGCTTCTTGTAAATATACGTGACTGTGTCAAACAACATTTCCCATGATGCCTTGCAGAGCGAAGTATGCACACATGTTGTATGTTGGGTTCTCTCTGATGACTGAGCAGATAAAAACTGCACACTGGAATATGAGAACACATCCTTGATGTGAGACCAAGAAGTGAAATATTGACATGACatgactagggctgcagctaacgattatttttctatcgattaatctatagattatttttttcgattaatcggttaatctatagattatttttccttttaccgattattttttttatttaaaatgaagaggaaaaaataaatgtaggccagttttttcaaaagccatggcttttatttacaaaaaaaaaagtatggccactcagtcaacattgacaacaacatgacaaaatattctgtaacaatgtaaacatttaaaacttttaacatttaacaaaattaaaagtagcttatttgctttttaatgtgcaaatataaaagtaaacatccagtgcaaatcttaatattctggaatagtataagcatttcaaaagtaaaagtattgcttattttgctttaaaatgtgcaaaaataaagataaacatccaatacaaaaaagtgcaaaacggaaatattctgtaacaagtgtaaacatttcaacaaaagtaaaagtattgcttatttgctaaaatgtgcaaaaataaagctaaacatccaatacaaaaaagtgtacagtgtaaacttttcaacaaaagtaaaagtattgcttattttgcttaataacactacaatgatagtatgattaaagtgaaagttaattgttggtttgtaactgttaatgttgtaaaaggtatttgcacaactaattaacgttagcgtttgtgacacgtcttgtgccgtggggttctttcaggaccgacagactgaacgccagacggctttgccaggtttacaatcttttaattttacacaaagtcttttctcttccaactcttttctctttctttcctcgcttttcagctcctcttcctcgctcgctcgtcgtcccctgtctcttgcggcgtcgctcccggcgcgccccgcctcgccgctcgctcgccgccgccgcctctccacagcgttaaagaggagcgtgtctttgtaaacactgaacaggcacgccaaacgcgcctctcagagcgaaacggtgctttagtttatgaattcacaacgcagatacaaatgacacattcatgtttttgtgtaatgatgacaacgtatacgcacgcggacgaatgacttgatggtgatggcaagaacgctgtcgggggttttcttttcaaatgttcgttcatagccgttgtgctgctatgataggccatttccgctcgacacagtgtgcatacaacaacattattaggccgtttactgaaatactcccacacttttgacgacttttggcgtgcttttttcccctcgctcacatcgtctgctttgcgctccgccatgacagtagtgtgacgtaaatatgcgacgcgctgacgcacaaaaacggcgtcgacgtatttacgtaaccgatgacgtcgactacgtcgacgcgtcgtttcagccttagacatGACTCATAaagatgtccactgcagaggaccaaGCTTGCTTGACTGtgatgtgtgtcactttaagaacatCAGCACCTGGAAACACTTGTTGCTAGTAATACATCTGAAGTCTGACTTCATTTGACACATTCTTAGCCAGTCTCTATTTCCTAAAGCAAACATTTAAATATCATTACATCACCTGACCTTTCATCAGGTGGACCCGGGCTTCGCCTACGCCTATACTCTACTGGGTCACGAGTTTGTGATGACCGAGGAGTTGGAGAGAGCCCTCGCTTGCTTCCGCAACGCCATCCGAGTCAGCAACAGACACTACAACGCTTGGTACGCACACGCAGCAACTTCTGCAATAATGCTTTGTCAGCGTCACCTGTCTGGGTTTGTGCAGGTACGGTCTGGGGATGATCTACTTCAAACAGGAGAAGTTCAACTTGGCAGAAATCCACTTTAGGAAGGCTCTGAGCATTAACCCTCAGAGCTCCGTGCTGCTCTGTCACATCGGAGTGgtacgttgtgtgtgtgtgtgtgtgtgtgtgtgtgtgtgtgtgtgtgtgtgtgtgtgtgtgtgtgtgtgtgtgtgtgtgtgtgtgtgtgtgtgttgggtcaCCCTGgggctatatataaatatgtgtagcaTTGTACATAATGACATCATCTTGTTTCAGTGTTAGGAAGCACATGAAGTGATGTAAAGTAAAAGCTCTAAACTGCGTGCAGGTGCAGCATGCATTGAAGAAGTCAGACGCGGCCTTAGAGACCCTGAACAAAGCCATCGGGATCGACCCAAAGAATCCCTTGTGCAAGTTCCATCGAGCGTCGATCCTGTTCGCCAATGACAAATACAAGGTAAGCTCCTTGGACGTCTGGCTGAATTGTCCTAGGAAATCAAAAATAAAGTCAGCAGCTGAGCTGGCCACGTGTCATCTGGCAGTAGTTCACAAAAACTTTGGTGAAACAAAGTCCAACACAAGCAGCAGAAGTGG of Nerophis lumbriciformis linkage group LG22, RoL_Nlum_v2.1, whole genome shotgun sequence contains these proteins:
- the cdc27 gene encoding cell division cycle protein 27 homolog isoform X1; translated protein: MTVLQEPVQAAVWQALNHYAYLDAVFLAERLYAEVRSEEALYLLATCYYQSGKAYKAYRLLKAHSSTTPQVRFLLAKCCVELSKLAEGEQVLIGGVLNKQKSQDDLVTEFGDSASFTLSLLGHIYCKTDRAAKGAECFQKSLSLNPFLWSPFQNLCLLGDKPDPDQVFRLSSLQHPSIVPPPTSVSPAQNSSHRMETAFMETPQHTLELNRLNLESSNAKQTSDLSLSYIDSSLISPETNSLLGNAVSLASAGTLLAKQNKSKSGRSLLGGPAALSPLTPSFGVLPLEPSPGEPTYLQNYSSSMETQSSAPSKKVVVGKCFHSRRLLIADVLPAVCQCVSRITQSKTVFSQSGNSRDVLPIPLNPSQTSAPHTSASPQVLSPSMSGPPNVQPRRSSRLFTSASSTAKENSKKLKMKSLTKIPNRKSKCKPTKTPNSSNLNDSLDILRLDPSLSLADTKMPQYQRAAADSVMVLLRELGRGYQALCSYNCREAVNILTALPPQHYNTGWVLTHIGMAYFELAEYTQAERLFAEVRRIESYRVEGMEIYSTTLWHLQKDVALSALSKDLTDMDKNCPEAWCVAGNCFSLQREHDIAIKFFQRAIQVDPGFAYAYTLLGHEFVMTEELERALACFRNAIRVSNRHYNAWYGLGMIYFKQEKFNLAEIHFRKALSINPQSSVLLCHIGVVQHALKKSDAALETLNKAIGIDPKNPLCKFHRASILFANDKYKAALQELEELKQIVPKESLVYFLIGKVYKKLGQTHLALMNFSWAMDLDPKGANNQIKEAIDKRYLPEDEAAVEADDSQDSSAMTDADDTQLHTAESDAL
- the cdc27 gene encoding cell division cycle protein 27 homolog isoform X2; this translates as MTVLQEPVQAAVWQALNHYAYLDAVFLAERLYAEVRSEEALYLLATCYYQSGKAYKAYRLLKAHSSTTPQVRFLLAKCCVELSKLAEGEQVLIGGVLNKQKSQDDLVTEFGDSASFTLSLLGHIYCKTDRAAKGAECFQKSLSLNPFLWSPFQNLCLLGDKPDPDQVFRLSSLQHPSIVPPPTSVSPAQNSSHRMETAFMETPQHTLELNRLNLESSNAKQTSDLSLSYIDSSLISPETNSLLGNAVSLASAGTLLAKQNKSKSGRSLLGGPAALSPLTPSFGVLPLEPSPGEPTYLQNYSSSMETQSSAPSKKCVSRITQSKTVFSQSGNSRDVLPIPLNPSQTSAPHTSASPQVLSPSMSGPPNVQPRRSSRLFTSASSTAKENSKKLKMKSLTKIPNRKSKCKPTKTPNSSNLNDSLDILRLDPSLSLADTKMPQYQRAAADSVMVLLRELGRGYQALCSYNCREAVNILTALPPQHYNTGWVLTHIGMAYFELAEYTQAERLFAEVRRIESYRVEGMEIYSTTLWHLQKDVALSALSKDLTDMDKNCPEAWCVAGNCFSLQREHDIAIKFFQRAIQVDPGFAYAYTLLGHEFVMTEELERALACFRNAIRVSNRHYNAWYGLGMIYFKQEKFNLAEIHFRKALSINPQSSVLLCHIGVVQHALKKSDAALETLNKAIGIDPKNPLCKFHRASILFANDKYKAALQELEELKQIVPKESLVYFLIGKVYKKLGQTHLALMNFSWAMDLDPKGANNQIKEAIDKRYLPEDEAAVEADDSQDSSAMTDADDTQLHTAESDAL